The following proteins come from a genomic window of Pseudobdellovibrionaceae bacterium:
- a CDS encoding acyl-CoA dehydrogenase family protein: MTEAEFFQAGPELKNTFEADALLRRILGFHTGGEFGKFAPILRDLGERAATDMLAAARVAETSPPVHVPFDPWGNRIDRIDVSDAWKKMERLAAEYGVVATGYERRQGEFSRVFQMALLYLYHPSSALFSCPLAMTDGAAKAIELYGDHFEMKVAFDHLTSRDPAKFWTSGQWMTERTGGSDVGLSQTIARAGLDGEYALSGTKWFTSATTSQMAMTLARITPAIDAKNELSLFFMRTHDDRGRLRKIKIHRLKDKLGTKALPTAELALEGTPARLVGGPGQGVKKIASLFNVTRIYNAVCSVGSMTRGLQLAEDYAKKRVAFGGTLAANPLHMETLAELATEKALATLLIFKTATLWGREEMKLANAEESTLLRLLTTLAKLSTGKSAVRVASEVLESFGGAGYVEDTGLPVLLRDSQVFPIWEGTTNVLSMDILRAFKKENAGTIFHNDVTARLKKIDPSGMDPGLSTLRHDLERVSQWVGTQSPEILAWNARKLALALAQIYTRSLAFEFALATGHPFDREVARRADRPVDFHPREKAEEAGLAALFREETP, encoded by the coding sequence ATGACCGAGGCCGAATTTTTCCAAGCGGGGCCGGAGCTGAAAAATACCTTCGAGGCCGACGCACTTTTGCGACGGATCCTGGGCTTCCACACGGGCGGGGAATTTGGAAAATTCGCGCCGATCCTGCGCGATCTTGGGGAACGCGCGGCGACCGATATGCTCGCGGCCGCGCGGGTCGCCGAGACGTCTCCGCCGGTCCACGTCCCCTTCGATCCGTGGGGGAACCGCATCGACCGCATCGACGTCTCGGACGCCTGGAAAAAGATGGAACGTCTGGCCGCCGAGTACGGCGTCGTCGCCACCGGTTATGAGCGCCGTCAGGGCGAGTTCAGCCGGGTCTTCCAGATGGCGCTTCTATATCTTTACCATCCGTCGAGCGCGCTTTTCAGCTGTCCTTTGGCCATGACCGACGGCGCGGCGAAAGCCATCGAACTTTACGGCGATCATTTCGAAATGAAGGTCGCCTTCGATCATCTGACCAGCCGCGATCCCGCGAAGTTCTGGACCTCGGGACAATGGATGACCGAGCGCACGGGCGGTTCCGACGTGGGTTTGAGCCAAACGATCGCGCGCGCCGGTTTGGACGGCGAGTACGCGCTCAGCGGAACGAAGTGGTTCACGTCGGCCACGACCTCGCAGATGGCGATGACGCTCGCGCGGATCACGCCCGCAATCGATGCGAAGAATGAACTATCGCTCTTTTTCATGCGTACCCACGACGATCGCGGACGTCTGCGGAAAATTAAGATCCACCGCCTGAAAGACAAGCTGGGAACGAAGGCGCTGCCCACGGCGGAACTCGCGCTCGAAGGCACGCCCGCCCGCCTCGTCGGCGGCCCCGGCCAGGGCGTCAAAAAAATCGCGAGCCTTTTCAACGTCACCCGCATCTACAACGCCGTCTGCTCGGTGGGCTCGATGACCCGCGGGTTGCAACTGGCGGAGGACTACGCGAAAAAACGCGTCGCCTTCGGCGGAACCCTCGCCGCCAATCCCCTGCATATGGAGACCTTGGCGGAGCTCGCGACCGAAAAGGCCCTCGCGACGCTCTTGATTTTCAAAACCGCGACCCTGTGGGGTCGCGAAGAGATGAAGCTCGCGAACGCCGAAGAATCCACGCTGCTCCGACTGCTGACGACGCTCGCGAAATTGTCCACCGGGAAGAGCGCCGTGCGCGTCGCCTCGGAAGTGTTGGAGAGTTTCGGCGGCGCGGGTTACGTCGAGGACACGGGACTGCCCGTGCTGTTACGCGATTCGCAGGTCTTCCCCATCTGGGAGGGCACCACGAACGTGCTGTCCATGGATATCCTGCGCGCCTTCAAAAAAGAAAACGCGGGAACCATTTTTCACAATGACGTCACCGCCCGCCTGAAAAAGATCGATCCTTCGGGCATGGACCCGGGCCTTTCAACCTTGCGCCACGATCTGGAGCGCGTCAGCCAATGGGTCGGTACGCAGTCGCCCGAAATCCTGGCCTGGAACGCGCGCAAACTCGCGCTGGCTTTGGCGCAGATCTACACGCGTTCGCTGGCTTTCGAGTTCGCGCTCGCCACCGGGCATCCCTTCGACCGTGAAGTCGCGCGCCGCGCGGATCGCCCCGTCGACTTTCACCCCCGCGAAAAGGCGGAAGAAGCGGGCCTGGCCGCCCTCTTCCGCGAGGAGACTCCTTGA
- a CDS encoding DUF2817 domain-containing protein translates to MKLFWTLLLIPGLLFAQTPSVSPSQSPQSTPTPKPTDFPKDYYDSRERFRSACPVSPDENTVCEIFPVDPQNDFSVDSLFWRAENSKKILVLVSGVHGIETYAGAAVQRDFVEENLSRFLDQGISVYLVHALNPYGYANNSRVTANNVDLNRNFPSKQDADWKPNAGFQKLKEILAPENISGPGWFSFFGFSFKLLWRIATFQFTVDEMNQAIAGGQREEARGLFYGGTAPEPQVEWLKRQLDEKLQGFEEALLIDIHTGLGERGVLHLMPSDEPAPTGADLRARLFGTESNEVYKITTEATKGFYSVAGDFLDFAEERGPEGLKTAAMTMEFGTKGTSIPAQLGSLHTMASENARRILPWTQERDIAASRADFMELFAPQDLEWRDGIRNKGRAFFQQVLTRWSAQP, encoded by the coding sequence TTGAAACTGTTTTGGACCCTGCTTTTGATCCCCGGACTGCTCTTCGCGCAAACGCCGTCGGTTTCGCCGTCACAGTCGCCGCAGTCCACCCCGACCCCGAAACCCACGGACTTCCCGAAGGACTACTACGACTCGCGCGAACGCTTCCGCTCGGCTTGCCCCGTCTCTCCCGACGAGAATACGGTCTGCGAGATCTTCCCCGTCGATCCGCAAAACGACTTCAGCGTCGACAGCCTTTTCTGGCGCGCGGAAAATTCTAAAAAGATCCTCGTCCTGGTTTCCGGCGTTCACGGGATCGAGACCTACGCCGGCGCGGCCGTCCAACGCGATTTCGTCGAGGAAAACCTGTCGCGCTTTCTGGATCAAGGCATCAGCGTTTATCTGGTGCACGCGCTGAATCCTTACGGTTACGCGAACAATTCCCGCGTCACCGCGAACAATGTGGATCTGAACCGCAACTTCCCCTCCAAGCAGGACGCCGACTGGAAACCCAACGCGGGCTTTCAGAAATTGAAAGAGATCCTGGCCCCCGAAAACATCTCGGGCCCCGGTTGGTTCTCGTTCTTCGGATTCTCGTTCAAACTGCTGTGGCGAATCGCGACCTTTCAGTTCACCGTGGACGAAATGAATCAAGCGATCGCCGGCGGTCAACGCGAAGAAGCGCGGGGACTTTTCTACGGCGGCACGGCGCCGGAACCCCAAGTCGAATGGCTCAAACGCCAGTTGGACGAAAAACTCCAAGGCTTTGAAGAGGCGCTTTTGATCGACATTCACACGGGCCTTGGCGAACGCGGTGTTTTGCACCTGATGCCCAGTGACGAGCCCGCCCCCACCGGCGCGGATCTACGGGCGCGACTCTTCGGGACGGAATCCAATGAGGTCTACAAAATCACCACCGAAGCGACGAAGGGATTCTATTCGGTCGCGGGGGACTTCTTGGACTTCGCGGAAGAGCGCGGACCCGAGGGCCTGAAAACCGCCGCGATGACGATGGAGTTCGGCACCAAGGGGACCTCGATCCCCGCGCAGCTCGGCTCGCTGCACACGATGGCGAGCGAGAACGCGCGCCGGATTCTGCCGTGGACGCAAGAGCGCGACATCGCCGCGTCGCGAGCGGATTTCATGGAACTCTTCGCGCCGCAAGATCTCGAATGGCGGGACGGAATTCGCAATAAAGGCCGGGCGTTTTTCCAACAGGTCCTGACCCGCTGGAGCGCGCAGCCATGA
- a CDS encoding DUF393 domain-containing protein — MTPAHARLNRIVLALYLAGGFLWLFPGVKLELLRYGELTDGRYFLGYFPNVIPLLPIHWGIQSVTLAGALYALLLPWRRLLSVVPWLIAYTLLALIDVRVLILTPGAISLIALLVGYGIFGVMDEIRPRPRFPFTLPRWAWGFWVLFLILSVFLFDPMLTVTVAVLFNPAWVKPRGQKADLTVFFDGHCGLCNRTVDFLIREDAESRRLRFATLQGPTADLWRMNGRLPATKTTAADDLESLLVVWGERTLDRSDAALAIGEHLGGLWRVFAILARAVPRPLRDGVYRLVARHRYRFFGRRETCRLPTKEERSLFI; from the coding sequence ATGACGCCCGCGCACGCCCGTCTGAATCGGATCGTCCTGGCGCTGTACTTGGCCGGCGGTTTTCTGTGGCTATTTCCGGGCGTGAAGCTCGAGCTGTTACGCTACGGCGAACTGACCGATGGACGATATTTTCTGGGGTACTTTCCGAACGTCATCCCGCTCTTGCCGATTCACTGGGGCATTCAGTCGGTCACCTTGGCCGGTGCGCTCTACGCGCTCCTGCTCCCATGGCGGCGTTTACTTTCCGTCGTCCCTTGGTTGATCGCCTATACGCTGCTCGCGTTGATCGACGTCCGGGTTTTGATTCTGACTCCGGGCGCGATCAGTTTGATCGCGCTGCTCGTCGGTTACGGAATCTTCGGCGTGATGGACGAGATCCGCCCGCGCCCGCGGTTTCCCTTCACGCTCCCCCGCTGGGCTTGGGGATTCTGGGTGCTGTTCCTGATCTTGAGCGTTTTTCTCTTCGATCCGATGCTCACGGTGACGGTCGCGGTGCTCTTCAACCCCGCCTGGGTGAAACCGCGCGGACAGAAAGCCGACCTCACGGTTTTCTTCGACGGACACTGCGGACTTTGCAACCGCACGGTGGATTTCCTGATTCGCGAAGACGCCGAATCGCGCCGCCTGCGTTTTGCGACCTTACAGGGACCCACCGCGGACCTGTGGCGCATGAACGGTCGCTTGCCCGCAACCAAAACGACGGCCGCGGACGATCTTGAAAGTTTGCTGGTGGTTTGGGGCGAACGAACGCTCGACCGTTCGGACGCGGCGCTGGCGATCGGCGAGCATCTGGGGGGCCTGTGGCGAGTCTTCGCGATCCTTGCCCGCGCGGTTCCGCGTCCCCTGCGGGACGGCGTGTACCGGCTGGTGGCGCGGCATCGCTACCGCTTCTTCGGCCGCCGCGAGACCTGTCGCCTGCCGACCAAAGAAGAGCGAAGTCTTTTTATCTAG
- a CDS encoding trypsin-like peptidase domain-containing protein produces MKSARLSLSFGICLISGILSFSSAFAAVDTATPLDGATIPDTGEQRQTPVEGPRIGAVGESSGVFHMGASGCNAWVVDGNHIVTNNHCVDRGGVKLVFYRQGGKIEITNCKPQPVARSAKLDYAVFNCPEIGAKVPPVRIADRELKTGEDITLVTHDLQNPGKQRHAKGKMGAPVSLPNGGTGYETIGATVISGNSGSVLYDKNGNAVGLIWGADETNPKTGVMSSLREVVADIKKHTNQVAFNLTGEPNRVVADTPNNGKSEDRVPRTASEEPPARVAETPVRDTPVAAVNNPTPVDTTVPAVAPANVTPTSARTDTGSSFKDNLPTIALVGAGIAAAFLVYKIIQDRNETDRKYAELQYQQQLAANTATTTVTTTGTGTTLTTQPSTAVTQAYQGPVSQVLKRDLAGTTNGVKRVPMMVKRLGAHRMPYLRTDYVQQRPAAAQAPSRRLKQESL; encoded by the coding sequence ATGAAATCAGCTCGTCTGTCGCTGTCGTTCGGGATCTGTCTCATTTCGGGAATTTTGTCGTTCTCTTCCGCGTTCGCGGCGGTCGATACCGCGACCCCGTTGGACGGGGCGACGATCCCCGATACCGGCGAACAACGTCAGACCCCGGTCGAAGGCCCGCGCATCGGCGCCGTCGGCGAGTCGAGCGGCGTTTTCCACATGGGCGCCAGCGGTTGCAATGCCTGGGTGGTCGACGGAAACCACATCGTCACCAACAACCACTGCGTCGATCGCGGCGGCGTGAAACTCGTGTTCTACCGTCAGGGCGGAAAGATCGAAATCACGAATTGCAAACCCCAGCCGGTCGCGCGCAGCGCGAAGCTCGATTACGCCGTTTTCAATTGCCCCGAGATCGGCGCGAAAGTCCCACCCGTACGTATCGCCGACCGTGAACTGAAAACCGGCGAGGACATCACCCTCGTCACCCACGATCTGCAGAACCCCGGCAAGCAACGTCACGCCAAAGGCAAGATGGGCGCTCCGGTAAGCCTGCCCAACGGCGGTACCGGCTACGAAACCATCGGGGCCACCGTGATCTCGGGAAATTCCGGAAGCGTGCTTTACGACAAAAACGGGAACGCCGTCGGCCTGATCTGGGGCGCGGACGAGACGAACCCCAAGACGGGCGTCATGTCCTCTTTGCGTGAAGTCGTCGCCGACATCAAAAAACACACGAACCAAGTCGCCTTCAACCTGACCGGCGAGCCGAATCGCGTCGTGGCGGATACTCCGAATAACGGGAAGTCCGAGGACCGCGTGCCGCGCACGGCTTCGGAAGAGCCGCCGGCGCGCGTGGCGGAAACTCCGGTCCGCGATACGCCCGTGGCGGCGGTGAATAATCCCACGCCGGTCGATACCACGGTCCCCGCCGTCGCGCCGGCGAACGTCACGCCGACCAGCGCGCGCACCGATACGGGTTCGAGCTTCAAAGACAATCTGCCGACCATCGCGCTCGTGGGCGCGGGGATCGCCGCGGCTTTCTTGGTTTACAAAATCATCCAAGACCGCAACGAAACCGACCGCAAATACGCCGAGCTTCAGTACCAGCAGCAGCTCGCCGCGAACACCGCGACGACGACGGTGACCACCACCGGCACGGGGACCACGCTGACGACGCAGCCGTCGACGGCCGTGACCCAAGCTTACCAGGGTCCGGTGTCGCAGGTGTTGAAGCGTGATCTGGCCGGGACAACGAATGGCGTGAAACGTGTCCCCATGATGGTGAAACGTTTGGGCGCGCACCGCATGCCTTATTTGCGCACGGACTACGTGCAGCAGCGGCCCGCGGCGGCGCAAGCGCCGTCACGTCGGTTGAAACAAGAATCCCTCTAG